The sequence AGAAATTAATATCTATATCCTCCTTTGGGAAAGGGAGGCTGAGCagtcaataaaatttaaatgaaaaagagaggtTTAACTGTTTTTGAACCTCCAGCTCCTAGactagtgcctggcatatacttGAAATATTTGAATCCTTGAAATATTTCTCCAATGCTTTAATAACTATCAAAAGGGATGAAAACCACTCCATGTGtggatgaaaaaaagagaaatagtaatCCATGACAAAGCAAGAACAAAAATGacctgcattttaacaatttttcttgCAACAATGGaggaaagggggcagagggagtacaACTTTTACCTCTGCAATCTGATACCAGTAATTTACCCTAATGTTTCTTGGAGTGCATTTTTGAGCTTTACCCTTGTACAAGACCCAGCTGATCTGTGCATCTGTATCATTCCAAATTTAGTCTCTGCGCTGCCCAAACAAGCAGGCTTTCAGTGCATTTTTGATGTTTcaactcattttaattttggaaCCAAGACTGATACTCTTAGTTGCTGTGACCAAATACAATATTTAACGGTTCCTACAATACTGAGTCTTTATACCAGAGAGTAAAAATATAGGCGCCCCTGTGCTCCTGCCTAGGTGAGACACGATTTCCATCCCCCAAATCTGGTTAATGAAAggttaaaggttttttttttttttccccttgagattttatttatttatttatttatttatttatttatttatttatttatttattcattcattcattcatttatttatttgagagagagcaccagcaagagggtacaagcaggaggagcagcagagggagagggagaagcagacaccccacttggcagggagccagatgcacaGCCCACTGTGCTGGTGCTAGATCTCAGGACAGCCTGAGAGGATGGCTGCTGGTTAACCAagtgagccaaccaggtgtcccggTTACGGCTTTCTTGTTTTATAGGTATGCTACCTTTCTTATTCATTAGTGATGAATAAGAACAACATTCTCAAAAGCTGTTTAATATCTTTTTATCAATAAGATTTACAAGCAATTTTAAGAGGTAAAAAGTGCTGCAGGCCTGTCAATGTTAAATGCAAATGAGTTTAACAAAGAACAAAGGTTACCAAACTAACAAACTCATTTTATCTGTTGGTAACATTGCTGaactcaattagaaaaaaatagtcaGCTAACATTAGATTCAGGTAATTTCATAAGCATCTGGTATTTTTTTGAttagaataaaaaggaaggacaaCTGAAGAATAATAAATTAGATTATTCTATTAAAGTCAATTGCATTTGGTTACTCCTGGTGTGTCTTCCCCTTTATCCAGAGCTTGAGAACCACTAATGTAGTTCctgtctctatgtatttttctCCTCTGAATATTTCATGTAAACAAAATCATTCAGTATGGGGCCTGGTGTCTCCCTTCTTTGCTTCAGATGGGgtgatgtcttcaaggttcatccatgttgcagtgCGTATCACATTTTGCCTTTCAATATCAATTTTGACCTGGAATATTCTTTTCTCATATGTTAAATTATTTCCAGCTTTATAAAAATCTCCTTTTGTGTGTGAGTGCCATTTAAATCTTGGATTCTGCATTAAGATATCTTTTTTAAGTTGGGTCAGGTAACAATATATTACCATTTTATTCGGATCTTGACTACTACTAAACTCTATTAGATGAGTAAGATACAAAGTATGGGGTCGATACACATATTTTGAGAGTAAAGTTAATCTTTGTTTGGAGTTTTTAGTACCAATGCATCATAACATTTATTGCATAAATCACATCTGGCGATGTGAATTATAGCTTGCAATGAATCATTTCATTTCCCTGGGGATTTTGGCATCATTCTTAGTCAGTCTTGGTGAgaccttgttttttgtttttattttattttttttaacaggctGTGTCCTGTGCAATGCATGGTTGTTAGTCCCATTTTGCAAATATGCTTTTAAGATTTGCATGGGGAAAGTTTCGCCCTATGGTATTACATGACCATATTCTATGATAATTTTCAAGTCTGGCTTCAGAATTTATTTGGAGGAGGTAAAAATATGACTTGGTAAAATATGACTTTTTTAATTTTGCGCTAAGGttgaagtaaaatataaaagatgataAGTTGGTGGCTCTAATTTAGAAAGTGAATCTAGAtttgtaaaatcttttttgttttgctttgttttgttctgtttttttattttggttatcaGTTATGTGAAAGTGCAGAAGACAGTGACGCAGGTATAACTGTGTAGAGTCTATGGAGAACAAATCAGTCTCTTCAGTGTTACCTGAACACCCCTGGAACTGCTTGAGTTCCAAAGtcatgtgtttttgttgttgccgCTGTTGGttagtttgttgtttgttttgtttcctgttttagttgtacaatttttatatcaaaatttagTTATTGTACAGACTGGCCATAACTATTGgctgtaaatatatatttgcattccGTTAACCATCAGTATAGATAACAGAATAGAATTACTAGTTATTTGGCAGTGGAAAACTGGCATAGAATTTTGAATTGTAGTTTAAGTAGAAGTGAAGAAACACGATGATGGTTAATACGAATTCAGTATCCTGTGGTGTTTTAATAGCTAGTAGAATTACATTATCtttaaggtttgttttttaaacataactttCACTTTTGATAAACAATTTGCAATCTTTGCTGCACATTCCTCCTTTGatttaaaggaataataaaataaattaataataacaaagttTGTTTCAATTCTTAAAGAGAGGCATAGAGACTTCAGCGCTGCGAATTAGATGTAGAGCAGTTAGGCAGTGttgtgtgaccttatttggaagtttTGCTTGAGAATGCATAGGTTGGGCTTTGGCTGACGGTCAGGGGGCGGGTTTGCGGCAAGGTGCTGGGAGGAGAAACGagtattttagaaacaaaagttACAGCGCCAGCGTCTAGATAATTGCCCGAAAGCTTACACCTTCCAACGTTGCTACATAGCCCCAACCCCTTTTCTTTTAACCGTTGTAATTTTACGTTTCCGCTATGTTCGGAGTATTGAACAGCGATGATCACTGTGCAGCGGTACAACAACGAAATATCCTTGCTTTTGGAAGAACATTTTCGGAATTTTGGATGAACAATCCTACCTCAAATTACCGGTGTGAAACCGAAGGAAATAGTAGAGACAGCGGCCAGAACCGCGTCAGACGACCCATGAACGCATTCATGCTGTGGTCTCGTGATCAAAGGCGCAAGGTGGCTCTAGAGAATCCCCAAATGCAAAACTCAGAGATCAGCAAGCAGCTGGGGGTACCAGTGGAAAATGCTTACGGAAGCCGAAAAATGGCCATTTTTTGAGGAGGCACAGAGACTACAGGCCATGCACCGACAGAAATACCCAGACTATAAATATCGACCCCGTCGGAAGGCCACGCCACAGAAAGATGACAAATTGCTACCTTCAGCTTCTTCCTCCACGCTATGCAGGCAGGTGCGCGTGGATGAGACGTGGTACCCCTTCACCTACAGGAACAGCCATACTAGGGCTGCGCACTCAGGAATGGAGGACCAGCTAAGCTCCTCACAACCCGTGAACGTAGCCAGTTCGCTGCTGCAGCAGGAGCAGCACTGCAGCTCCACAAGCTTCCGTGACAGCCGAGAAACCTTGGCTACACAGCTGTGGGCTGACCCTCCCTTTTACCCTAAGCAACAGCTGGGACTTTCTGATGCTTATTTTCCATAGTGATTTCCTTACTCTAGCTAACAGAGGCCCTATTCATAttaattttgctattattttatgcgtcacttaatttcaaaataaagtggGCAAACTTGCTTAACATATAAAGAATTACAGGACGTTCTGAATTGATTCAGTCTGGGTTTATGGCTGCTTACCTTGACAAGAGATCACCTTAACACTACTGAAACTGCTTGAGTTCCAAGACCACCCATCTGTCTTTTAACAGAACAATGGTCATATCTAATTTTGGTTGTTCCACAGATTCGCTTCTAAATAAATTGAATAGCTGCAAGTATAAATTAATAATCTGCCACTCGTCAGCATAGATAACAGAATTCTCACTCTTTATTTTAAACTCAGCAACAAAAATATAGTACTGAGAAACACGGACAAAATGTAGTGTGATGGACAACTTCCTATCCTTTGAAGCAACCCTTCACAGACGTTCTGTTCATTGGTCTCTCAGCTACTTTGCCCGTCTTTGTAATGCCCAGATAATTAACTACTAGATATGTAAATGATGTCTTCTTTGCTACTTTATATTGTCTCCCATCCCTGCTGTGGAAAAACCGGTTTGGCGACATCTGCAATTCAATTCCTCTCCTCTACGCATGTCTGCGCGCTTTGGCGTTCACTTTGAACCGTTTATAACATCCATCtggtaaaagaaaatctttattaaattcgtgttcatttttatatctatatgaCACCCATATTTTTGCTGCttcttctgaatattttcttctaacaaaGTACTTGTTTCCACCACCTCctaagttaacacacacacacgtgaaagGTAGAGAAAGAATGTTGAGAATATGAACTATTCAGATTATGGGAGCAGTGGCATGGCAGGTGGACAATGAGGCAGCTATGTGGCTAAGCTAATGTACATGTCAATGAAAAGTTAAATCAAAGGCAGTATAAACTTCGCATATAGGCTAAAGCAGAAAACTGGCACTTTGCAAAGAAAATCATCgctttgtaaaataaaaacaaatcgatggttaaaatatacattgtatatCAAAATCAACTTTGCAATACATATATTccaaagcttttaaaaaacaatgcctTAAATAATAAAGTTGAAACACTAAGGCAGTACATATTAGAGCTAAATGCCATGTTTTTAAACAAACGtcaaagtaaaaaaagagagagaaagagttaacTAGGCAGACTAATTTGCTGTGGAAACAGTATTGCTTAATCGGAGCTATATGCCAACtaaatgagaaatatatattgCAATTTCTCTCAAACAACTTCCTgaattactttgtatttttaaaaatgtttatacacattacatgtgtgtgtgtgtgtgtgtgtacacatacatatgtgtatttatacacGCAAGTGTTTTATACTGAAAACCTCTCTTTCCACATGTTGTCCAGAAATTAACTGCTCTGACCTTCATCGCCATgggttaattttccttttcttatactTGAAATAGATGGATATGTAAAATACCATGTCTAGATTGTTTTACTTAATGTAATTTCACAGACATTCTGTTTCTTACTTTTAGAAATTTCTGTGTCTATTTCATTCTACTTTTGATGGacatgtgaatagacattttctagTTTTAGTCATTACAGATAGTACTGTTCCTTGTCCATTTGTATACATGTACATGGGAGAACATGTACATTCATTTCTGAGGAGCATACATTCCTGGAAAGGAATTGctgcttctatgtatttttagcagggctttttggctttttgtttgtttttaagcatatATTGATAGCCAGTATTCTTGCTTTTTGTAATGGATAtctgctatattttaaaatgccagcttttgagaaatatttagaaagacaAAAGGACCAAACTAGAGCATGGCCTCTAGCTGTAATCTGGATTTGACTCCCTTCCCTGCAACTTACTATGCCTAACCTTGGACAATTTACTGTACCTGTGTGGCCCTTGATGTTCTCACCATtaacatgatgatgatgatgataacaataataatgtaaCAACAAGAAAACCTACCTCACTGGGATGTTGtgagaagtaaataaattaaGGTATATAAGGGTCTGATGAGAAAATGactataaaatacttagaacagaGGATGGCATTAGTAAAGGATTAACTATTAGTTATTACTAACATGAAAATAATTGTTCCatctacaaaatattttagtGGAAGAGTAATGTAGGTATCCAtccttgatttatttaaatagacAAGCATGTATTACCTATTAAGTTTCAATGATAATACTTTTCCCTATGATATGAAATGTCACTTTATCATGCATTCATTTTCCATGTGTGCATAGATCTGTCTCCAATGCTTTGCTTAATTCAACAGAGGgttctaatattttaattaggTGATATTTGATTTCATATTCcgttccttaaaaacaaaaagtcaggTATGATCTTATGTGAGATACCATGCACAGATCTTAAATTTCCAGGTTGAGAAGTTTGAGCAAATGCTTATAACTGAGTAACTACCTCCCCAGTTaggttataaaatatttccatcaccctatCGACCCTAACACTTGCCTGTGCACTCAATTTTCTCCATCAATGACATAATTTCCATCATTGAGAGATGAGTTTTGCCGGAGCTTGAGCTTCATGTAAAGAAAACCACGCATTACATATTGTGATGTACCTTCTTTCACTCAGCTTAAAGTTCTTACGAAACTACCAGTTTCTGTGACCTTGTTTGGACTGCTTTCAGTTTGAGGGTTTTGCTAATATAAGTGCTGTGAACAGTTGAGTTCAAATGTCCAAGTGAACCTAAGTCTTCAGTTCAGTTGGGCAACACCCAGGggtgaaatttctgggtcatagggtagctggATGGGTAACTTTGTGTGAACCTTCCTAAGATTTATCCAGAGCTTTTGTACCATTTCATATAtctaccagcaatgtgtgagattTCCATACACATGCACGAAAAGGCTCAgcaaaatttagaattatttgatCTTTTGATGTTTACTCATAAAATGAAGGTGTGTAATGATAGTTAAAACAGtttattaggggcacctgggtggctcagttggttaagagtctgccttcagctcaggtcatgatcccacagtcctgggatccagccctgagtcaagctccctgctcagcagggagtctgcttctccctctctctctgcctaaaGCTTGCTctcttacaaatcaatcaatcaatcaatcaatcaatcttaaaaaaaaaaaaaaaaacctaaaaaaatagttattgtggggcttgaactcacaaccccaagatcgagaatcacatgttctactgactgagccagccaggctccccttatattttttattaataaaaaaatctttcattggAATCTTCTCTTTAGAGAATAAGCATTGCAAAACAACTACTTGGTTTAAATTTTGGTCTGCCTGTTACTAAATGTGCAGCCTTGGACAAGTGACCAACCCCTCAGAGCCTCATtcctttgtctataaaatggtgaAGATGATAATACTACCATCCTAAGAGACTGAAAGCTCTTAGGACAGTCTCTGCCACATCTTAAACTCTCATCAAATGTTAGCTAtgatttttatcatcattattaatattattcctAAGAGATACTATTTACAACAAGCCAAACACAGAGTAAAACCCTCTTTCCATTCACCTCCATTCCAAACACTAAGCAGTAATAACTAATTTGCAAATGCTTTCTCACCTTTATCTGGCTCACATGAGctttatatattacacatatatgttatgtaaaatgtgttttttaatgtaaagtttcATGCATAGATATGACATatggatacatatatatgcaaactTGCTTTTTTTACCTTAATATATAATGATCATATCTCCagttcaaaatatagaaataaaaaatcacttttttcatAGAATTTACTGCTCTAtggtatgaatatattttattcaataaaaatatccCTACTGATAACCTCTCAGGTTGCTTACTATTTTCACCCCACCATAAACAATTTGCAATAAACTTATTtgtactggtaaaaaaaaaaaaaatagctattaaCCTCTGGTTTATTTTCTGCTAGAGCAGATGTCCCCTTGTTACTCTTCCTCCTTTGGAATTTCTAGGCTATATAgtatattgttttgtttaatttttttgagatctCTATGCTGATTCAAATGACCAGAATATTCTGCTGGCCTTTTGGTTGAGATCACACAAAATTAATAGATTAAATCAGAAAGATTAACAGAACAATGGGAATGTATGGTGAAAAGAAAAGGGGTGGTTCTTGCCTGGCGTGTAAATAAGGTGTTCTTCGTATTTGCCCAGTAACTTTTTGTGAGactgcagaaaaataaatttgctgtTTCCTTTATTGCCAAAAAGGAATGCCACTCTTGCCCCACCCGTTCCTTAGCGCATTccctttagaaaacttgtaaatgCACCCTCAGCTCTTCTGTTGAGATGTATTTAGACCTTTTTAAGAGCTAAATAAGCCCCTTGGCAGCATGGCGATCCAGAAAGGTTCCTCTTAATGGCCTTGGAGCCTTCTCTTTGAAGTGTAAACACCAGCAAAGATAGTGCCTTGAAGTCTCCTTATTCGTAGGAGTTTAGCCTAGGCACCTGGGTTTGAGCTGCAACCACTTGCTCCTCCTAGAGATAGGAGAAAACTCCTTTAGACAAAGATAATTAGCTAACTCCAATTTATAACTAATATTTGGCATGACTAAGTGTGTGGAATGTTACGCACTGACATTCAAACCCATGTCCAGAGTTTAGGGATTGTCTTTGTCAAAATATAAGACACAATAAATGACAATGTTTAGTATTGGTGTTGCATTAACATATTAGGTCTACCATAAATTCTCTTAGTATCAACTAAAATCCCTTGGACTATGTAAAGTTGCTTTTACTCATTAGGGCAAGATAAACCCCTTTtcattgaaacaaacaaaccgaactacaaccattaaaaaaaaaaaaaaaaacaacccaaaacagaaaaaaagtgcAATCTATTAATCTAGGGGATGTACTTATTATAGCAAGAAATGCATTTATTCTCATTCTGATGGGGTtgtgggatatcggtgaggtgaggtggggtgcggtggggtgaggtggggtggagtccggagccgacgaccaagaaagaattcttgagacgtctttggtgcaaaatggtggtttattaaagtagggggacaggacccgtgggcagaaagagctgcaccagggtcatgaggagtggcccattatatacccacaagttgggagggggttagggatagcggaagtctctaaggaattttggaggcaaggtttccaggaccttgaggaggctaggctattgttgggaaaaggtcatttattaccgtcggAGAAAACCTGAGtcctgagacccttcagatgtgtatcagtgggccatatgcttgggggatgattgccaacatgtgtcttggggggtttagaggtAAAGGatgtttccaaaggaatttttgtacGTTAAAGTAGTCTCAGgggatcctgggggtcaggctaaggTTGCCTCtggcccttagcaaagtattaacatcgaggcaatTGGGTTCCtcgaggaatgtcactctgcctgtttcaaggacttgtcaatgggctgtaggttgtaaggaaatttaataatttttcttctgcctttgtttcccacatcagtacCGCAGTTGAAATACCCTAGCAAAGATtcagaaaagtttcaaatattgTTACACATTtgggaattaataaaattgtccACTGCCCCCTCTTGGGTCCTTTTACTTCATCACATCAACCCGCTGAAAAAAGGACCATCACATTTGTTCCTACTGGAGTGTAGAGGCGGACAGCCACAAGAAACTCTAGATCATAAATGTAagatccttccttcctcccccaattTGAGGGACTTAAGATTTACTTACTCCTttgaatatttgcatttattttcaacatcctcaccaactccTCAGACAAGAACTATCTAGAGGGCctcaaagagaaaatcataaacTCTGAGGCAACCCGTATTATTACCAAAGACAGTGTTTTTCACACCCCAAGTTGCAGAGAAGCCTTTTGAAACACAGGGATTACCCCGCGCCCCACTGCACCCCCAAGACTCCCACCAGTCATATTTCAATTAGCTTTTGTATAAAGTCACCCACATATTTCCAAGCACGAATGCAACTTTGTAAGGTTGTGGCTTTTATAAAATGCAATTCTCCGGTTGGAAAACCATTTCTTTATTGGACAAATAACTTCAATCCACTGCACTTGACACACAAAGCTTTGCTGCAATGCTCTTTGTGCAATTGTTAACACCTGAGGAGACCATGTcccagtgttgttttttttttttttttttttttttttccccagctatcCTGGCAGTGCCTTTGGGCAAGGCACTAACACATTTTGGCTCCTTTGCCCAAGCCCATGCTGGCTTTTTTCAACAGCTCAAATAATGTTGATGTAGTTTTGGGATGTAGGTGAGGTCTGgagctgacagccaagaaagaattcttgagacaccTTTGGGGCAAAAGGGTGATTTTATTGAAGCATGGGAtgggacccatgggcagaaagagttgcTGGCCACCCTGGGGTTGCAAGGGGCAactgactgattatatactttggggttggggAAAGTAAAGAcaagggaagttccaaaaggattttcatatgttaaagaagactctccagatactggaggccttgccattgtcaagttaaggtatttttccctctagcaaggcattaacatgaaggtAGTTGGGAACTTCCCGGAGGAACATAttacactctgcctgcttcaagtatctgtcaatgggctgcagattataaggacatttaatcaTATCTAcagttccttctgcctttgtttcccacatcactgtgACTGTAagcatgatgattttttttttttttttttttttgcctcacaaagaaacaatggaaatACAGAAGGCTTGTGGATTAACTAGGCATTCACAAAGTTGGTGGCTGTGGGTAAGAGCATTACAGAGGGTGTTTTGTACTGCTTATTGTTAATTACTTGACAAAAAACAATATTTGAATTCAAACAAAGCAGATTGGAGATTTATCCTCAGCTGAACTCATTTGGTTGAATAGCAATTTCCCTGTAAGATAATGAGGCATATAGCGCTTACTGACACTCACATTTTCACTCACAGTGTAACTAAGATTTTGTGGTCCTTTGTGGACctctcttttctttaataatttagtGTGAAGAGGAAaactgcccagagcaggcccaggccaggaggccccagaagatggaaagttactaacaataagctagagataaccagaagccctacgGAGAGCAAGCGATAAccagccatttctgcttctgtaaacaggcttcctgccacaggctccctgcactactgttcccacctaaagcagcccccactTCCCTAGTTCAAACCCACCTAGCATagcccttggagcctgactgcctgcactcccctataaaagccctgtaaTCCCGTTGCCCCCGGGGCCCAGAATGTGGAGCAGGCGCTCATCTGGGTCCACCGGCGCAAAACaaatccgagttctcctacttttctgagtgtcacttggtctctcgccggcctgattcttatttttccgcAACATTTCTGGAGTCCCCAGCGAGATTCCAACTGTTCTGGCGCCTTGAGCCACTGGCCGGTGGCTCGACTGCACTGGAGCAGGGAGGAACTTGGGATCAAAGCAAGGCAACATGCCACCTGACGGTATTCCAGGTCCTCCTTCACCCTGGAGTTCCGACCCCCTGGGCAGTCTTGCCCCAGCCGGACTCCAAGGAGAAGTCAATCAACTCTCCTGGCAAGTCATCTGGACTCGGTAAGCATCCTGGGAATCTGTAGTCAGGACCTGCTTCCACTGAGCAGAGGGGAAACACAGCCACCTTCCAGGAATCTCCATAAGGAATTCCACACGTTGGGGACTTCCCATGGGGGAGGTCCCACAGGACAGGAACCTCCTGAAAGGGGGGACAGTAAGGAATTTCTGAAAGGAATTCCACAGGTGGGGGGGCCTCCTAGGGGGGGAGGTCCTGTAATAACTTCGGTGTGAGGGCGTGAGTGAATGAATGGCCTGTGTATGTCTGTGGCTCCACAGTCTTGGGACAACGAAGTCTGAGTGGGCCCCAACCTCTTTCTATGGTGACCTCATAGAGTCTAGGGCGAGCCCTTCGGGACGCCGGTCTGAGGTTTATATGGACTCGCTACGGCTAAGAGACACCCACGTCTCCTCCAGGAGAGTGGACAGGCAGGCATCTGATTGGTCTCTCCTTGGACGGACACCCACCCTTGTTTGTCTTTCTGCCACCGAGGCAGGGAGGAACACATAGGGTGGGCAAGAGAGCCTCTGTTCATCATGGACAGAAGTTCTTCAAAACCCACGGTCCTAGACTATATGCTCAAAATTTTAAGAAGGGATTCTCAGGAGACTATGGGATCAAAACGTCTCCTGGAAAATTATACACATTAGGCGAACTGGAATGGGACACCTTTGGGGTCAACTG is a genomic window of Ursus arctos isolate Adak ecotype North America unplaced genomic scaffold, UrsArc2.0 scaffold_273, whole genome shotgun sequence containing:
- the LOC113249445 gene encoding LOW QUALITY PROTEIN: sex-determining region Y protein (The sequence of the model RefSeq protein was modified relative to this genomic sequence to represent the inferred CDS: deleted 1 base in 1 codon), whose protein sequence is MFGVLNSDDHCAAVQQRNILAFGRTFSEFWMNNPTSNYRCETEGNSRDSGQNRVRRPMNAFMLWSRDQRRKVALENPQMQNSEISKQLGYQWKMLTEAEKWPFFEEAQRLQAMHRQKYPDYKYRPRRKATPQKDDKLLPSASSSTLCRQVRVDETWYPFTYRNSHTRAAHSGMEDQLSSSQPVNVASSLLQQEQHCSSTSFRDSRETLATQLWADPPFYPKQQLGLSDAYFP